The Candidatus Binatia bacterium genome includes a region encoding these proteins:
- a CDS encoding metallophosphoesterase family protein: MAKKQRQTNRLIGVISDTHGLMRPEALRALAGADLIIHAGDIGKPEVVAALQSMAKVIAIRGNNDRGAWARKFRETAVVKTGRIKILVVHEVKGLAIDPNAAGFRVVISGHSHSPSIVERDGVLYLNPGSAGPRRFNLPIAVAKLRLKGSTVGARILKLNPSAVAKRNP, translated from the coding sequence ATGGCGAAAAAACAAAGACAAACCAACCGGCTCATCGGAGTCATCTCGGATACTCACGGTCTGATGCGGCCGGAAGCGCTGCGCGCGCTCGCAGGCGCCGACCTGATCATCCACGCCGGCGATATCGGAAAGCCGGAAGTTGTCGCGGCTTTGCAATCCATGGCGAAGGTGATCGCCATTCGCGGGAATAACGATCGGGGCGCTTGGGCGCGGAAATTTCGCGAGACGGCCGTCGTGAAAACCGGCCGGATAAAAATCCTTGTCGTGCACGAGGTCAAAGGATTGGCCATCGATCCGAACGCCGCCGGTTTCCGCGTCGTGATCAGCGGCCATTCTCATTCTCCTTCAATCGTCGAGCGCGACGGTGTCCTTTATCTGAATCCCGGCAGCGCCGGCCCGCGGCGGTTCAACCTGCCGATCGCGGTCGCCAAATTGCGTCTCAAGGGATCTACGGTCGGTGCCCGCATCTTGAAGTTGAACCCGTCCGCCGTCGCTAAAAGAAATCCTTGA
- the pyrR gene encoding bifunctional pyr operon transcriptional regulator/uracil phosphoribosyltransferase PyrR, producing the protein METEKRVLLENEEVQRTISRMAHEIVEKSGAESLALIGIRSGGAYLVRRIGRKIEALTGNSPAVGVVDVTAYRDDIEKHPGERSARMDVPVAVDQRTVVLVDDVINTGRTIRAALEMLGHAGKPKKILVATLVDRGDRELPIRADIVGKNVQVEESERVNVLLQESDGGDVVTVTKHSPRK; encoded by the coding sequence ATGGAAACGGAGAAACGCGTCTTGCTCGAGAACGAAGAGGTTCAAAGGACCATCAGCCGGATGGCGCATGAAATCGTCGAGAAGAGCGGCGCGGAAAGCCTCGCGTTGATAGGGATTCGCTCCGGCGGCGCGTATCTCGTCCGGCGCATAGGGCGAAAGATCGAAGCGCTGACCGGGAATTCGCCGGCCGTCGGGGTGGTCGACGTCACGGCGTATCGCGACGATATTGAGAAGCATCCGGGCGAGCGATCGGCGCGCATGGATGTGCCGGTCGCCGTGGATCAGCGGACGGTGGTGCTGGTTGACGACGTGATCAATACCGGGCGGACGATTCGGGCGGCGCTGGAAATGCTCGGCCACGCGGGCAAGCCGAAGAAGATCCTGGTCGCGACCTTGGTCGATCGGGGCGACCGCGAGCTGCCGATCCGGGCCGACATCGTCGGCAAAAACGTGCAAGTCGAAGAATCGGAACGGGTGAATGTTTTGCTTCAAGAGTCGGACGGAGGCGATGTCGTAACCGTGACGAAACATTCGCCAAGAAAATAA